The Pongo abelii isolate AG06213 chromosome 23, NHGRI_mPonAbe1-v2.0_pri, whole genome shotgun sequence genome includes a window with the following:
- the ADM2 gene encoding protein ADM2 — protein sequence MARIPTAALGCISLLCLQLPGALSRSLGGDPRPVKPREPPARTPSSSLQPRHPAPRPVVWKLHQALQPQRGAGLAPAMGQPLRDGGRQHSGPRRHSGPRRTQAQLLRVGCVLGTCQVQNLSHRLWQLMGPAGRQDSAPVDPSSPHSYG from the exons ATGGCCCGGATCCCGACAGCCGCCCTGGGTTGCATCAGCCTCCTCTGCCTGCAGCTCCCTGGCGCGCTGTCCCGCAGCCTGGGCGGGGACCCGCGTCCCGTCAAACCCAG GGAGCCCCCAGCCCGGACCCCTTCCAGCAGCCTGCAGCCCAGGCACCCCGCACCCCGACCTGTGGTCTGGAAGCTTCACCAGGCCCTCCAGCCACAGAGGGGTGCTGGCCTGGCCCCTGCTATGGGTCAGCCTCTCCGGGATGGTGGCCGCCAACACTCGGGCCCCCGAAGACACTCGGGCCCCCGCAGGACCCAAGCCCAGCTCCTGCGAGTGGGCTGTGTGCTGGGCACCTGCCAGGTGCAGAATCTCAGCCACCGCCTGTGGCAACTCATGGGACCAGCCGGCCGGCAGGACTCAGCTCCTGTGGACCCCAGCAGCCCCCACAGCTATGGCTGA
- the MIOX gene encoding inositol oxygenase translates to MKVTVGPDPSLVYRPDVDPEMAKDKASFRNYTSGPLLDRVFTTYKLMHTHQTVDFVRSKHAQFGGFSYKKMTVMEAVDLLDGLVDESDPDVDFPNSFHAFQTAEGIRKAHPDKDWFHLVGLLHDLGKVLALFGEPQWAVVGDTFPVGCRPQASVVFCDSTFQDNPDLQDPRYSTELGMYQPHCGLDRVLMSWGHDEYMYQVMKFNKFSLPPEAFYMIRFHSFYPWHTGSDYQQLCSQQDLAMLPWVQEFNKFDLYTKCPDLPDVDKLRPYYQGLIDKYCPGILSW, encoded by the exons ATGAAGGTGACGGTG GGCCCAGACCCTTCCCTGGTCTACCGACCTGATGTGGACCCAGAGATGGCCAAAGACAAGGCCAGCTTCCGAAACTACACA TCAGGTCCCCTCCTGGACCGTGTCTTCACCACCTACAAGCTCATGCACACGCACCAGACAGTGGACTTCGTCAGGAGCAAG CATGCCCAGTTTGGGGGCTTCTCCTACAAGAAAATGACAGTCATGGAGGCCGTGGACCTGCTGGATGGGCTGGTGGACGAGTCGGACCCGGACGTAGATTTCCCCAACTCCTTCCATGCCTTCCAGACAGCGGAGGGCATCCGGAAGGCCCACCCAGACAAGG ACTGGTTCCACCTTGTCGGGCTCCTGCACGACCTGGGGAAGGTCCTGGCCCTGTTCGGGGAGCCCCAG TGGGCGGTCGTTGGAGACACCTTCCCCGTTGGATGCCGTCCCCAGGCCTCCGTGGTTTTCTGCGACTCCACCTTCCAGGACAACCCTGACCTCCAGGATCCTCGATACAG CACAGAACTTGGCATGTATCAGCCTCACTGCGGGCTGGACAGGGTCCTCATGTCCTGGGGCCATGACG AGTACATGTACCAGGTGATGAAGTTTAACAAGTTCTCACTGCCCCCTGAG GCTTTCTACATGATCCGGTTCCACTCCTTCTACCCCTGGCACACAGGCAGCGACTACCAGCAGCTGTGCAGCCAGCAGGACCTGGCCATGCTGCCCTGGGTGCAGGAGTTCAA CAAGTTCGACCTCTACACCAAGTGCCCGGACCTGCCGGACGTGGACAAGCTGCGGCCCTACTATCAGGGGCTCATTGACAAGTACTGCCCTGGCATCCTGAGCTGGTGA